One part of the Cyclobacteriaceae bacterium genome encodes these proteins:
- a CDS encoding SDR family oxidoreductase: protein MAYNLLKGKRGIIFGALDENSIAWKTALKVKEEGGSFTLTNAPIAMRMGKINELAKMCNAEIIPADATSEQDLNTLFTKSIEVLGGKLDFVLHSIGMSPNVRKDKAYGDLNYDWFLKTLDISGLSFHKVMQTAEKTDAMNEWGSIVALSYIAAQRTFPDYSDMAQAKSVLESIARSYGYRFAKLKNVRVNTISQSPTKTTAGAGISGFDVFYDYAQMMSPLGNATAEDCANYIVLMFSDYSRMVTMQNLMHDGGFSSTGITEDLIDRLTK, encoded by the coding sequence ATGGCCTATAATTTATTAAAAGGAAAGCGCGGCATTATTTTCGGTGCCCTTGATGAAAACTCAATAGCGTGGAAAACTGCCCTAAAAGTAAAAGAAGAGGGAGGTAGTTTTACCCTCACCAATGCACCCATTGCCATGCGCATGGGAAAGATAAACGAACTGGCCAAAATGTGTAATGCCGAGATTATCCCAGCCGATGCAACATCGGAGCAGGACCTCAATACACTTTTTACAAAGTCAATAGAGGTGCTGGGTGGTAAGCTTGATTTTGTGCTGCACTCCATTGGCATGAGCCCCAACGTGCGGAAAGATAAAGCTTATGGTGACCTGAATTACGACTGGTTTTTAAAAACCCTTGATATATCCGGCCTGTCTTTTCATAAGGTTATGCAAACGGCAGAAAAAACCGATGCCATGAACGAATGGGGTTCCATAGTAGCGTTGTCGTATATCGCGGCACAGCGTACATTCCCCGATTACTCTGATATGGCCCAGGCTAAATCGGTACTTGAATCCATAGCCAGAAGCTACGGTTACCGGTTTGCCAAACTGAAGAATGTAAGGGTTAACACTATTTCACAGTCGCCAACCAAAACAACTGCCGGTGCAGGCATTTCAGGTTTTGATGTGTTCTACGATTATGCCCAAATGATGTCGCCTTTGGGCAATGCAACGGCCGAAGATTGTGCCAATTACATTGTGCTGATGTTTTCGGATTACTCCCGGATGGTGACCATGCAGAACCTGATGCACGATGGCGGGTTCTCCTCAACCGGAATAACCGAGGACCTGATTGATCGCCTGACAAAATAA
- the murI gene encoding glutamate racemase: MLLNPEQPVGIFDSGIGGLTVAHAIRKELPHENIVYFGDTAHLPYGDKSEAAIQAYSVKIADALLKKGCKVIVIACNSASSAAYELLKEYARYVKIINVIDPMIELVANKFAHQSIGLIGTKRTIQSGVYARKITELNKGITLHSLATPLLAPMIEEGFFDNKISHEIIAQYLADPELKNIEALILACTHYPLIKTAINEYYRNQMTILDSSEVVAMALGKYLTQEKLLNTNGGDHHEFLVSDYTDSFEASTRIFFHKPVHLERYPLWG, encoded by the coding sequence ATGCTCCTGAATCCCGAACAACCAGTTGGTATTTTTGATAGTGGTATTGGCGGCTTAACAGTAGCCCACGCCATCCGAAAAGAATTACCGCATGAAAATATTGTTTACTTTGGTGATACTGCTCACCTGCCTTATGGCGATAAATCAGAAGCTGCCATACAGGCTTACTCCGTTAAAATTGCCGATGCGTTATTAAAGAAAGGTTGTAAAGTAATTGTTATTGCCTGCAACTCGGCCAGTTCAGCAGCTTACGAGTTATTAAAGGAATATGCAAGGTATGTAAAGATTATTAATGTGATCGACCCTATGATTGAATTGGTGGCAAATAAATTTGCCCATCAATCAATTGGCTTGATTGGAACAAAACGCACCATACAATCGGGCGTCTATGCCAGAAAAATAACTGAATTGAACAAGGGCATAACCCTTCACTCGCTGGCTACACCACTACTTGCTCCCATGATTGAAGAGGGTTTTTTCGACAATAAAATCAGTCATGAAATTATCGCCCAGTACTTAGCTGATCCTGAATTAAAAAACATAGAAGCGCTCATCCTGGCATGCACACATTATCCGTTAATTAAAACAGCGATAAACGAATACTACAGGAATCAAATGACCATCCTGGACTCATCAGAAGTGGTGGCGATGGCCTTGGGGAAGTATCTGACACAAGAAAAATTATTAAACACAAACGGGGGCGACCATCATGAATTTTTAGTGTCAGACTATACGGACTCCTTCGAAGCCTCTACCCGTATTTTCTTTCACAAGCCTGTTCATCTGGAGCGTTATCCCTTATGGGGCTAA
- a CDS encoding tetratricopeptide repeat-containing sensor histidine kinase yields MRHFIVYSAVLLFLIKVSSVIGQSNAYLDSLERGLAVKMPDTARVSLLLSLANSYTFKDFSKSLAYAREASALAEKTGSRDLKLTAYRSLGLINHLGGDFTTALTLETKALQIGIEKKDSTEIGRSYSNIGNYYYELGVYDDAYFYLTTAYSILNAGTISKNDSILMNIVIHNVGRVFKEMGQFETALQHLRLAQKVSKKLGDTEGNPYALDEIGDVMLRIGKYDSALIYLQQAVRETNQLLAGDPENIVKELRTRTLIKIARVYMFLKEFDNALAYYDSTARLHELTNNQFGIAEVELGRGTLFLNQGNYIEAENHFDIALEAAKKLHAKILEINCYNELAKLWESKGEYKRSLEFFKKYKALNDSLFSEEMQQKLFRDQVRFATASKDEQIQSLTRLEEFRKAEMKRQEFISNVLVVVMALVVILLVTVYRSGQRRKRINELLLQHQEDMEKRSVELEQLNQVKDKFFSIISHDLRSPINALAGLLDLMDKGAIRNEEMPMAIKELRTRFNHTRTLLNNLLDWTLLQMDKINLQPAKINLKNLTDENIELIQSLQSKEIKFMNEVSPQANAYADSNTINLVIRNLISNALKFTNEGGEIKISAEEKANEWVVSVSDNGVGMKPEVVSMLFDKINPYSTRGTANEKGTGLGLILCKEFVEKNNGRIWVESEEGKGSTFWFTLPKA; encoded by the coding sequence ATGAGGCATTTTATCGTCTATAGTGCAGTTTTGCTTTTTCTCATAAAGGTATCATCCGTCATTGGCCAGTCGAATGCTTATTTGGATAGCCTGGAGCGCGGACTGGCTGTTAAAATGCCCGATACAGCCCGTGTAAGTTTATTACTGTCCCTGGCAAATTCATATACCTTTAAAGACTTTTCGAAAAGCCTTGCCTATGCGCGCGAAGCCTCTGCATTGGCAGAAAAAACAGGCAGTCGCGATTTGAAATTAACCGCCTACCGATCCCTCGGTTTGATCAATCATTTAGGTGGCGATTTCACAACAGCCCTAACCCTTGAAACAAAAGCACTTCAAATTGGCATTGAAAAGAAAGACTCAACCGAAATTGGCAGGAGCTACAGCAACATAGGCAATTACTATTATGAATTAGGTGTTTATGATGACGCCTATTTTTATTTAACTACCGCCTACAGCATCCTTAATGCAGGTACCATTTCCAAGAATGACTCGATACTTATGAACATTGTCATTCATAATGTAGGCAGGGTATTTAAGGAAATGGGGCAATTTGAAACCGCCTTGCAACACTTGCGCCTGGCACAGAAAGTCAGTAAAAAACTTGGCGACACCGAAGGAAACCCTTACGCCCTGGATGAAATCGGTGACGTTATGTTGCGTATTGGCAAATACGATTCAGCATTGATTTACCTGCAGCAGGCTGTGCGTGAAACCAACCAATTGCTGGCGGGTGACCCTGAAAATATTGTTAAAGAGCTCCGCACCAGAACACTGATAAAGATCGCCCGGGTATATATGTTCCTTAAAGAATTCGACAATGCCCTGGCGTATTATGATTCAACCGCCCGGTTGCACGAGCTCACTAACAATCAGTTTGGCATAGCCGAAGTTGAACTGGGCCGCGGAACCCTTTTCCTGAATCAAGGCAATTACATAGAGGCCGAAAATCATTTTGATATAGCACTGGAAGCCGCCAAAAAACTGCACGCCAAAATATTGGAGATAAATTGTTATAACGAGCTGGCAAAACTTTGGGAAAGTAAAGGTGAGTACAAACGATCGCTTGAGTTTTTTAAAAAATACAAAGCCTTAAACGATAGTTTGTTTAGCGAGGAAATGCAGCAAAAACTTTTTCGCGACCAGGTACGCTTTGCTACCGCTTCTAAAGATGAACAAATTCAATCACTCACCCGATTGGAAGAGTTTAGAAAAGCAGAAATGAAACGTCAGGAATTTATCAGCAATGTATTGGTGGTAGTGATGGCCTTGGTAGTAATACTGCTGGTAACCGTTTACCGCAGCGGACAGCGAAGAAAACGCATTAATGAGTTGTTGCTTCAACACCAGGAAGACATGGAAAAGCGTAGCGTTGAACTGGAGCAGCTAAACCAGGTAAAAGATAAGTTCTTTTCGATTATCTCACACGACCTACGCTCGCCTATCAACGCCCTGGCCGGCTTACTTGACCTGATGGATAAAGGTGCCATCCGTAATGAAGAAATGCCGATGGCCATAAAAGAACTGAGGACCCGCTTTAACCATACAAGAACTTTACTTAACAACCTGCTTGACTGGACACTGCTGCAAATGGATAAAATCAATTTGCAACCGGCCAAAATAAACCTGAAAAATTTAACAGACGAAAATATTGAACTCATTCAATCCCTTCAGTCGAAAGAAATCAAATTCATGAATGAAGTTTCCCCGCAAGCCAATGCCTATGCCGATAGCAATACCATTAACCTGGTTATCCGAAACCTCATCAGCAATGCATTGAAATTCACCAACGAAGGGGGCGAAATAAAAATTTCAGCGGAAGAAAAAGCCAACGAATGGGTGGTTTCTGTGAGCGACAATGGCGTGGGCATGAAACCTGAGGTAGTCTCGATGCTTTTTGATAAAATTAACCCCTACAGCACCCGGGGAACAGCTAATGAAAAAGGCACAGGGTTAGGCCTTATCCTGTGCAAAGAGTTTGTGGAGAAAAACAACGGACGCATTTGGGTTGAAAGTGAAGAAGGAAAAGGAAGTACCTTCTGGTTTACCCTGCCCAAGGCCTGA
- a CDS encoding amidophosphoribosyltransferase: protein MSDQILHECGIALIRLRKPLSYYIEKYGPTYGMNKMFILMEKQHNRGQDGAGIANIKIDLEAGRRYISRYRSVKQQPVASLFKKIGKKYRKAQKEGKEKFRDEKWLKENVAFTGELWLGHLRYGTHGINSIESVHPFLRQNNWRSRNLVMAGNFNMTNVDELFDILIGIGQHPKEKVDTVTVMEKIGHFLDEEVQSLFELYKDKYSNKEISEIIENEIDLHRVLKRACKDFDGGYAMAGLTGSGSSFVVRDPNGIRPAYYYADDEVIVVASEKPAIKTAFNIDYNQIEEIKPGHALIITKAGEYAQHEVIRASEKKSCSFERIYFSRGNDPDIYQERKKLGRLLVPQVLRAIHFDLKNTVFSYIPNTAETAFYGLMAGVEDYLINKQKEIILEGKPSVDPIEDILSFRPRIEKIVLKDAKLRTFITDDQHRDDLVAHVYDTTYEVVNRGKDTLVVIDDSIVRGTTLEKSILTLLDKLGPKKIVIVSSAPQIRFPDCYGIDMSRMSDFVAFRAMIELLKETGRDYMLGEVYDQCIQSNGDENYVKKLYEQFSDDELSAKIADIIRPKTLRAEVEVVFQTVDNLHKACPGHLGDWYFTGNYPTRGGMKVANRAFVNYMEGKLVRAY, encoded by the coding sequence ATGAGTGATCAAATCCTTCACGAATGCGGAATTGCCCTGATCCGCTTGCGTAAACCCCTATCCTATTATATCGAAAAATATGGCCCTACCTACGGCATGAACAAAATGTTCATACTGATGGAAAAACAACATAACCGGGGGCAGGATGGTGCAGGTATAGCCAATATCAAAATCGACCTGGAGGCAGGCCGCAGGTATATTAGTCGTTATCGATCCGTAAAGCAACAACCCGTTGCATCACTTTTTAAGAAAATAGGCAAGAAGTACCGTAAAGCACAAAAAGAAGGAAAAGAAAAATTCAGGGACGAAAAGTGGCTTAAAGAAAACGTAGCCTTTACCGGAGAGCTTTGGTTAGGCCATCTTCGGTATGGCACCCACGGCATAAACAGTATTGAAAGTGTTCACCCGTTTCTTCGCCAAAATAACTGGCGCAGCCGTAACCTGGTTATGGCCGGTAATTTCAACATGACCAACGTTGATGAACTTTTTGATATCCTTATCGGCATTGGGCAACACCCAAAAGAAAAAGTTGACACGGTAACCGTAATGGAAAAAATCGGTCACTTTCTGGATGAGGAGGTCCAAAGCTTGTTTGAACTTTATAAAGATAAATACAGCAATAAAGAGATTTCTGAAATCATTGAAAACGAGATTGACCTGCACCGTGTATTAAAAAGAGCCTGCAAAGATTTTGATGGCGGGTATGCCATGGCCGGATTAACCGGATCAGGATCATCTTTTGTAGTGCGCGACCCCAACGGCATTCGCCCCGCCTACTATTATGCCGATGATGAAGTGATCGTTGTTGCTTCGGAAAAACCTGCCATAAAAACTGCCTTCAACATCGACTATAATCAAATTGAAGAAATCAAGCCGGGACATGCACTGATTATTACCAAAGCCGGGGAGTATGCCCAGCATGAAGTGATCAGGGCGAGCGAAAAAAAATCCTGCAGTTTTGAACGCATTTATTTTTCGCGCGGAAACGATCCGGATATTTACCAGGAACGTAAAAAGCTTGGCCGCCTGCTAGTGCCCCAGGTGTTGCGCGCCATTCATTTTGATTTAAAGAATACCGTTTTCTCCTACATACCCAATACAGCCGAAACAGCTTTTTATGGACTAATGGCCGGAGTGGAAGATTACCTGATCAACAAGCAAAAAGAAATTATCCTGGAAGGAAAGCCATCAGTAGATCCTATTGAGGATATACTTTCGTTCCGGCCACGCATTGAAAAAATAGTGTTGAAAGACGCCAAGCTGCGAACTTTTATTACCGATGACCAGCACCGCGATGACCTTGTGGCCCACGTTTACGATACCACTTACGAAGTAGTAAACCGCGGAAAAGACACCTTGGTTGTTATTGACGACTCCATAGTGCGTGGCACCACCCTCGAAAAAAGTATCCTTACGCTTCTCGACAAACTAGGGCCAAAGAAAATCGTTATTGTTTCTTCCGCACCGCAAATCCGCTTTCCGGATTGCTATGGTATTGATATGAGCCGGATGAGCGATTTCGTGGCATTCCGCGCCATGATTGAACTGCTTAAAGAAACCGGAAGGGACTACATGCTCGGAGAGGTATATGACCAATGCATACAATCTAACGGTGATGAAAATTACGTGAAAAAACTCTACGAGCAATTCTCCGATGATGAGTTGTCCGCTAAAATCGCTGACATCATCCGGCCAAAAACACTTCGGGCCGAAGTAGAAGTTGTATTCCAAACGGTTGACAACCTGCATAAAGCTTGCCCCGGGCACTTGGGCGACTGGTACTTTACCGGTAATTACCCTACCCGCGGAGGCATGAAGGTGGCTAACCGTGCATTCGTCAACTACATGGAAGGCAAGTTGGTGCGGGCATACTAA
- a CDS encoding EVE domain-containing protein — MNYWLLKTEPETYSWANLVHDKKTVWDGVKNFQARKNLNTMKTGDRVFIYHTGDEKAIVGIAMIKKEAYPDPKDKEWVVVELAPEKELKRAVTLAEVKADKKLGGMALVKYARLSVQPVMQEEFDRILELSNKK, encoded by the coding sequence ATGAACTATTGGCTATTGAAAACTGAGCCCGAAACCTATTCGTGGGCGAACCTGGTGCATGATAAAAAAACAGTTTGGGACGGGGTAAAGAATTTTCAGGCGCGCAAAAACCTGAACACGATGAAAACCGGTGATCGTGTATTCATCTACCATACCGGAGATGAGAAAGCCATTGTAGGCATTGCCATGATTAAAAAAGAAGCCTACCCCGACCCTAAAGACAAAGAATGGGTTGTAGTAGAACTTGCACCTGAAAAAGAACTAAAACGTGCTGTTACCTTAGCAGAAGTTAAGGCCGACAAGAAATTGGGCGGTATGGCCTTGGTTAAATACGCCAGGCTTTCGGTGCAGCCCGTTATGCAGGAAGAATTCGACAGAATACTTGAGCTAAGCAACAAAAAATGA
- the pyrR gene encoding bifunctional pyr operon transcriptional regulator/uracil phosphoribosyltransferase PyrR translates to MQKKLILDSDLLDITLSRLCQQLIENHQAFEESVILGLQPRGIFLAEIIHKKLEKLIRKDIPLGYLDATFHRDDFRRREIPAKASEVRIPFIIEGKKVVLVDDVLFTGRTVRAALDAMIAFGRPAKVELLVLIDRKHNRDLPIAPDYVGRTVNTLATQKVLVELEAQGHAQNKIWLTNNKE, encoded by the coding sequence ATGCAGAAGAAACTTATCCTCGACTCGGACCTGCTTGATATTACCCTTAGCCGTCTTTGCCAACAACTTATTGAAAACCACCAGGCCTTTGAAGAAAGTGTAATCCTTGGCCTTCAGCCCCGCGGAATATTCCTGGCCGAAATCATTCATAAAAAGCTTGAAAAACTTATCCGGAAGGACATTCCGTTAGGCTATTTGGATGCCACTTTTCACCGCGATGACTTTCGCAGGCGCGAAATACCCGCTAAGGCAAGCGAAGTAAGGATACCATTTATTATAGAAGGAAAGAAAGTTGTTTTGGTTGATGATGTGCTGTTTACCGGGCGAACGGTAAGGGCAGCGTTGGATGCCATGATCGCCTTTGGCCGCCCCGCTAAAGTTGAGTTGCTTGTGCTCATTGACCGTAAACACAACCGCGACTTGCCCATTGCCCCCGATTACGTTGGCCGCACCGTAAATACCCTTGCCACACAAAAAGTTTTAGTTGAACTGGAAGCCCAGGGTCACGCACAAAATAAAATCTGGTTGACAAACAATAAAGAGTAG
- a CDS encoding aspartate carbamoyltransferase catalytic subunit: MSKLSQKHLLGIKDITPQDIQLIFETADTFKDVLNRPIKKVPSLRDITIANIFFENSTRTRLSFELAEKRLSADVVNFSASTSSVKKGETLLDTVNNILAMKVDMVVMRHASPGAPHYLARHIQANIVNAGDGTHEHPTQALLDAYSIREKLGDVGGKKVAIVGDILHSRVALSNIFALQKLGAKVMVCGPPTLLPKFISQTGVLVETDVRNALEWCDVANVLRIQLERQQIKYFPSLREYALYYGITKKILDDLKKPIVLMHPGPINRGVELSSDAADSQHSIILDQVENGVAIRMAVLYLLAGSAN; encoded by the coding sequence ATGTCAAAACTGAGCCAAAAGCATCTGCTGGGAATAAAAGACATCACACCTCAGGATATTCAATTGATTTTTGAAACAGCCGACACTTTTAAAGACGTTTTGAACCGACCGATCAAAAAAGTGCCCTCCCTGCGCGACATTACCATTGCCAACATTTTCTTTGAGAATTCTACACGTACACGCCTATCATTTGAGCTGGCCGAAAAAAGACTTTCTGCCGATGTGGTAAATTTTTCTGCCTCTACCAGCTCCGTAAAAAAAGGTGAAACGCTGCTCGACACAGTAAACAATATATTGGCCATGAAGGTAGACATGGTAGTAATGCGCCATGCCAGCCCTGGCGCACCACATTACCTGGCGCGGCATATTCAAGCCAACATTGTTAATGCTGGCGATGGCACGCACGAACACCCAACACAAGCCTTGCTCGATGCTTACTCCATTCGCGAAAAACTGGGTGACGTTGGTGGCAAAAAGGTGGCTATCGTTGGCGATATTTTGCATTCACGCGTTGCCTTGTCAAATATTTTTGCGCTGCAAAAGCTGGGGGCTAAGGTTATGGTGTGCGGCCCACCCACTCTGCTGCCTAAGTTTATTTCACAAACCGGAGTGTTGGTTGAAACCGATGTTCGAAACGCGTTGGAGTGGTGTGACGTTGCCAACGTACTACGCATACAATTAGAGCGACAACAAATCAAATATTTCCCGTCTCTTCGGGAATACGCACTATACTATGGCATCACAAAAAAAATACTGGACGACCTTAAAAAACCTATTGTGCTGATGCACCCAGGCCCGATAAACCGGGGGGTTGAATTGAGTAGTGACGCAGCCGACTCACAACACTCCATAATTTTGGATCAGGTAGAAAATGGGGTTGCCATACGAATGGCCGTACTTTATTTGCTGGCAGGATCAGCCAACTAA
- a CDS encoding cystathionine beta-synthase has protein sequence MHYYNSIIETIGNTPLIKLNKIFKGLPGTYLAKVEYFNPGNSMKDRMAIKMVEDAEKDGRLKPGGTIIEGTSGNTGMGLALAAVAKGYRCIFTMADKQSQEKINILKAVGAEVVVCPTNVEPDDPRSYYSVARKLNKEIPNSFYPNQYDNLSNTKAHYETTGPEIWKQTEGKITHYVATVGTGGSMCGTAKYLKEQNPAIKSIGIDTYGSVFKKYKETGIFDEKEIYPYLTEGFGEDILPKNVDFDVIDLFIKVTDKDGALMTRRLAREEGMFVGWSCGSAVHGALEYAREHVKKDDVVVILLPDHGTRYLAKVYNDQWMKDHGFLDTKTFTTKARDIISTRNGKDSLVTVQTKAKITDVILMMNREGIDQIPVTENDQFVGSVSASSLLEKMIEEPKLREKVVGDVMDKPMLFVAPDSTLDVLSSLLNKENKAVLIRDEAQRVHIITQHDLLRAMTS, from the coding sequence ATGCACTACTATAATTCCATTATTGAAACCATTGGCAACACACCGCTGATCAAATTGAATAAAATTTTTAAAGGATTGCCCGGCACCTACCTGGCAAAAGTTGAGTACTTCAACCCTGGAAATTCCATGAAAGACAGGATGGCCATTAAGATGGTGGAAGATGCAGAAAAAGATGGACGGCTAAAGCCTGGGGGTACTATTATTGAAGGTACTTCCGGTAACACCGGTATGGGGTTGGCGCTGGCCGCAGTAGCGAAAGGTTACCGTTGCATTTTCACCATGGCCGATAAACAATCGCAGGAGAAGATAAATATCCTGAAAGCCGTAGGTGCTGAAGTAGTTGTTTGTCCTACCAATGTTGAGCCTGACGATCCACGCTCGTACTACTCGGTAGCACGAAAGCTCAATAAGGAAATACCAAACTCTTTCTATCCCAATCAGTACGACAACCTTTCCAACACCAAAGCACATTACGAAACAACAGGGCCCGAAATTTGGAAACAAACCGAAGGAAAGATTACCCATTACGTTGCCACAGTAGGTACGGGCGGTTCAATGTGCGGCACTGCAAAATATCTCAAAGAGCAGAATCCCGCCATTAAGTCCATCGGTATAGATACTTATGGATCGGTTTTTAAAAAATATAAAGAGACGGGCATTTTTGATGAAAAAGAAATTTATCCTTACCTAACCGAAGGGTTTGGAGAAGACATCCTGCCAAAAAATGTAGACTTTGATGTTATCGACCTGTTTATTAAAGTTACCGATAAAGATGGCGCCCTGATGACGCGCAGGTTGGCACGCGAGGAAGGTATGTTTGTTGGATGGTCGTGCGGATCGGCCGTACACGGTGCGCTGGAATATGCACGGGAACATGTAAAGAAAGACGATGTTGTGGTGATCCTGCTGCCCGATCATGGCACACGTTACCTGGCAAAAGTCTACAACGACCAGTGGATGAAAGATCACGGCTTTCTGGACACTAAAACCTTCACCACAAAAGCCCGCGACATCATTAGCACACGCAACGGAAAAGATAGTTTAGTTACCGTACAAACCAAAGCAAAAATCACCGATGTCATACTGATGATGAACCGTGAAGGCATAGACCAGATACCCGTAACAGAAAATGACCAGTTTGTTGGAAGTGTGAGTGCATCAAGCCTGCTGGAGAAAATGATTGAAGAACCCAAACTACGCGAAAAAGTTGTTGGCGATGTAATGGATAAGCCTATGCTTTTCGTAGCACCCGACAGCACCCTGGATGTTTTGTCATCACTTTTGAATAAGGAGAACAAAGCCGTACTGATACGCGATGAAGCCCAACGGGTTCATATTATTACCCAGCACGACTTATTACGGGCAATGACCAGCTAA
- a CDS encoding tetratricopeptide repeat protein, giving the protein MRGGWKTVCFIQYWLAFGLAYAQTPLPDSLQRYLKLPRDSNYVISLNLLATDALRHNPMASRRISQHVSEVARSINFTKGYARSLTVIGNTYWTEGVFELAQEYYFLAAREYQAIGDSVGWGQTYNNIGEVYKRLGEPEKALEYLQQSVVLKRKDQFTKAITLYNIGELYYNLDNLKTAVTYYENSLSQAIRDNNRRVIAYNYMGFGLVNLKQKKYENALEYFIRSEKILKEIGEIRMLILVYHHLADTYRELRLFEGAEKYLKLAHEMAAFIKATDLTVTNYLKKAQVDSARGDYKSALSNLYHFNSLKDSVFNLSKNEQIARLQMVYQTEVQEAENRQLRFEKDFREARLKQQQQIIFAITIGLLIAGVLAWILLVQRRRILTVNKLLQTKNDEIQSQKIAIELQASTLAKLNGDLQELNRNLETRIEQRTQQLTLQNQKLTEYTFVNAHKLRAPVASVLGLIGLLEQADQNEKEIIYHHLKTCAEQLDQITRQISRTLEGGIVENE; this is encoded by the coding sequence ATGAGGGGGGGCTGGAAAACTGTATGTTTTATTCAATACTGGTTGGCATTTGGCTTAGCCTATGCCCAAACACCTTTGCCCGACAGTCTTCAGCGATATCTCAAGCTGCCTCGCGATTCAAACTATGTAATATCACTTAACCTACTTGCCACGGACGCGCTTCGGCATAATCCGATGGCTTCTAGAAGAATAAGCCAGCATGTTTCGGAAGTTGCACGTTCCATAAACTTTACTAAAGGATACGCGCGCTCCCTTACGGTAATTGGCAACACCTATTGGACTGAGGGTGTTTTCGAACTCGCCCAAGAGTATTACTTTCTTGCAGCAAGGGAATACCAGGCCATTGGAGATTCAGTAGGATGGGGACAAACCTATAACAATATAGGCGAAGTTTATAAACGCCTGGGCGAGCCCGAAAAAGCCCTGGAATATTTACAGCAGTCCGTAGTGTTAAAGCGAAAAGACCAGTTCACCAAAGCCATTACACTTTACAACATCGGTGAACTTTACTATAATCTTGACAACCTGAAAACTGCGGTGACCTATTATGAAAACTCATTGTCGCAAGCCATTCGCGACAATAACAGGCGTGTTATCGCCTACAATTATATGGGCTTTGGATTAGTAAACCTGAAGCAAAAGAAGTATGAAAATGCCCTGGAGTACTTTATCCGTTCAGAAAAGATACTAAAAGAGATAGGCGAAATACGAATGTTGATTCTGGTCTATCACCACCTGGCCGATACCTACCGGGAATTAAGGCTTTTTGAAGGTGCCGAAAAATACCTGAAACTGGCACATGAAATGGCTGCCTTCATAAAAGCCACTGACTTAACAGTTACTAATTACCTGAAAAAAGCACAGGTGGACTCAGCGCGCGGAGATTACAAAAGTGCATTAAGCAATTTATACCACTTCAATAGCCTAAAAGACAGTGTGTTTAATTTAAGCAAAAACGAACAAATTGCACGGCTGCAAATGGTCTATCAAACAGAAGTACAAGAAGCAGAAAACCGACAGCTCCGGTTTGAAAAAGATTTTCGTGAAGCAAGATTAAAACAACAGCAGCAAATTATTTTCGCCATCACCATAGGTCTGTTAATTGCCGGTGTACTGGCCTGGATACTGCTGGTACAACGTAGGAGAATACTAACGGTTAACAAGTTACTGCAAACCAAAAATGATGAAATACAAAGCCAGAAGATTGCCATTGAATTGCAAGCTTCTACACTGGCTAAACTCAACGGAGATCTGCAGGAACTTAACAGGAACCTTGAAACCAGGATTGAGCAAAGAACACAACAACTAACCTTGCAAAACCAAAAGCTAACCGAATATACTTTTGTAAACGCCCATAAGTTGCGGGCACCCGTGGCCAGTGTGTTAGGGTTAATAGGACTTTTAGAACAAGCCGATCAAAACGAAAAAGAAATTATCTACCACCATTTAAAAACCTGTGCCGAACAACTGGACCAAATAACACGGCAAATAAGCCGCACGTTGGAAGGCGGCATTGTTGAAAATGAATAA